TCTTTCTCGTTGGATTTAGTATTATTGTTTCTTAtacatagatttttttaaatgttataaaGTTATATCCTTattttaaaacaagatctattgTACGTAGGGCTAACAATCTAGCTCTATGTCCACAAGCGAGCTCATGTTCAGCTCATTTTGGCTCggtaacattttaattttaggccaaTCCAAATGTGAAGAGATCAATATTTTGcgaatttcaattattagattaagattttaatcattttaacttCTTTTCAACTTTCCATCCAGCAATAGGTTGACAATCTAATTTGCCGTTTGCGAGAAAGCTCGTGTGCGACTCGTTAAAAGACAAGGCGAACACGAACTGAACTTTTCAACTCAATATTTTAACGAGATCGTTCGTATTCGGCTCATTGATGGTCCTAGTTGTAGGGTTATAGAAAGTGCAGGTATACGAGATGTACTTATACACTCGGTGCAGCAGGCAATAattagaaggagagagagagagggaaaaagtaGAAAAGTCCAAAAAAACATGGGAAGGGGGACTCATCCATGTCCCATATTTGGGGCCCGGGGAAGCTGTTCCCATCTTTCCCCATTTGCATTTGTTTTTTACTGAGAGGTAGATAATGTGCtattcgttttatttattttatttagaaataaatttagttaaaaatatgaattaattagaatttaaatttaagctttTGAGTACCAACTATTTagttttttgccacttgtgtTAGGAACGATCGGCCCCATTTgcatttgttgttgttgttgtgttcACGGGATGTGAGAGAAAATTACGAAAACGAGAGAGAGGGGAGGTAAAATGTGGGGGTGGAAGTAGCTAAAGCTTTGGCCCGGGGCAGTACACCACGCCTCGCTGTATTACATGTGATGCCGTTGTGGCTCTAAAataatactctctctctctctctctctctctctctctctctctcacaggtGCACCGTGGCACTCCTAATTTactttttcttaaataaaaagaaaaatatatatataaaaaaattttctataaaaaatttctttacatttagtcatcatttcaaaattaaaatttttttttcaaaagattaTAGTATTAGCGGCGAGGGCAGAATGTCCAAAATACTCTGACTCGTTGCAGATGAAAAGAAATAAATCTTTCGacacatttttttcatttttagggGTATTTCtagtatatttaatttatagcTAATTAGAAAAAGATGGAACAGTGTTGGAACCTTAACAGAGGAGATCCAGATAAGTGcgttaatttgaaatttgaagagacaaaatataaatttttaaaagttagaaaaaaaaattagaagatatttatagaattttttaatattttagctaaagcaaaatatattaaagctcGCTTATTTCAAACatctatttttcataaattaggTGGTACCTTCGACTACCGATCAGTGTCTATTTTTTTTGCATGGATCATGAGCAAAGGAGTCAAGCTTTGTGATCCATctggaaaataaataaatcttagACAATATAGATCgtatttatcaaattaaattttgatattaggCATTAAAAACATAACATAGATATGCACCAGGTGCACACAATAATAGTTTCACTCTCCCGTGAGAGAATAGTTATACGTcaatagttagttaattcgaatttgacaaaaatttaatatgaatataattcgataaaatttatatcttaatttttaaatttattaaaaaatacagCTTAGAAAACGAATTCGCCAATTATTCTGATACtcgatttatatgaaaattatacgcccaccaattaaaaatttgggataaaaaattcggctattaaattaaactttttctctatatttatactattagctagcatatatagtaataaattcttaagaatataaaatagaaaggtacaaaataaagtagattaagtaagaaaaattaatagcaaaatTTATTGTCGTCTgcatcttcattttttttataattcacatattctgaaaatttataaagatttttaataattcacgaataactCAGAAATAATTCGAAAAGGAATTTTATCCAAATAGTTTGCGCGTTTTTTTGGCCGAATAGTCCGGCATACGCGAATTATTTAcgaataataaatcaaattcaacaatttatgttttattttgttttttagaaTTAGTGGTATGCTGTTTTATTCgagtttttaataatttatgaataatttgaaaattaactaattatgcaTGTAACCactcttttccctctctctagttttctctttctctctctctcttgtttttctctctctagttgtctctttctctctctctctctcttgtatttctctctcttcccacAGCAGCGGCAGGAGCAGTAGAGCACCAACAAAGCGGCCAATGCCCAACTGGCAGTTTTAATATCATCTGCGCCAAGTAAACTCAGAAAAGCAGAggccaaagagagagagagagagagaaagagagagagagagagatcacaaAGATTGGCGTGGCCAAAACGACAAAAGAAACCCCCTACAACCCTCTCTGGGATTCGGCTCCCGTTCCATTCCTTttctccccctcctctcctctcctctcctcttctcttctctcccatTACTTCTACtattactgctgctgctgctctgctACTTAGTGAAACcccatagagagagagagagaggagggggaaaGAGCCACAAAAAGAAGCCATTTTGATAGAGAAGGGAAATGTTGCTGGGAATGGAGGGGGAGGAGAGCTCAGAGTGTAGCAGTGGGTGCCAATCTGGGTGGACCATGTACTTAGACCACTCCTATGAGCCCCTCTCCacgcctcctcctccccactTCAACAAAGCCGCCACCTTTCGTGAAGCAGAAGCAGAGGATGAAGAAGATGCtgtagaggaagaagaagaagaagaagaagaagaagaagaggatctcTCCATGGTCTCTGATGCATCCTCTGGGCCACCCCATTTCCATGAAGAGGAGCCTCGCAACAACAACTGCAGCAGCAACCACTGCTACTGCTACTTTTGCTGCAATGGGAATGCCATGTGCGCTTGCTCTGCTTCTACAGCAGCTGCTGCTTCTGCATTGGCCAACAATGgggggaagaagaggagaattGTTGAGCTGGAGCATAAGCAGAGGAGGGAGGTCTCCTCTCTAATGGATGACACCGCAAGCTCCCCTCTCTTCAACCTTCCCAAGgtgtggtttttttttccccattctCTACCACTTTTATTGGTATATTATTAT
Above is a genomic segment from Ananas comosus cultivar F153 linkage group 15, ASM154086v1, whole genome shotgun sequence containing:
- the LOC109721653 gene encoding uncharacterized protein LOC109721653 — its product is MLLGMEGEESSECSSGCQSGWTMYLDHSYEPLSTPPPPHFNKAATFREAEAEDEEDAVEEEEEEEEEEEEDLSMVSDASSGPPHFHEEEPRNNNCSSNHCYCYFCCNGNAMCACSASTAAAASALANNGGKKRRIVELEHKQRREVSSLMDDTASSPLFNLPKTTAVESAVEFSSAFSATHFKGKPTLPEHSYCMQSSSPVKASPTRPVCRERGGKMW